The following proteins are co-located in the Rippkaea orientalis PCC 8801 genome:
- the gmd gene encoding GDP-mannose 4,6-dehydratase, with protein MTQTKRALITGITGQDGSYLSEFLLEQGYEVHGIIRRTSTFNTDRIDHIYVDPHDTQAKLFLHYGDLTDGTTLRRILEQVQPVEIYNLGAQSHVRVSFDSPEYTVDSVGMGTLRLLEAIRDYQQRTGIEVRFYQAGSSEMFGKVQDIPQKETTPFYPRSPYACAKVYAHWQTVNYRESYDLFACNGILFNHESPRRGETFVTRKITRAIARIVAGTQKKLYLGNLDSKRDWGYAKDYVRAMWLMLQQQEADDYVIATGETHSIREFLEISFNYVNLKWEDYVAFDERYLRPAEVDLLIGDPTKAKENLGWEPSVTFEELVHLMVEADLAVLGLSSPNGTPNDQILLLKDNAYVRQPMSVMVD; from the coding sequence ATGACTCAAACAAAACGCGCCCTAATTACTGGTATTACTGGCCAAGATGGCTCTTATTTAAGTGAGTTTTTATTAGAACAAGGGTACGAAGTCCACGGGATTATTCGTCGAACCTCTACGTTCAATACCGATCGCATCGATCATATTTACGTCGATCCCCATGATACCCAAGCCAAACTGTTTCTTCACTATGGAGACTTAACCGACGGAACCACTCTGCGTCGTATCTTAGAACAGGTTCAACCCGTAGAAATCTATAACTTAGGAGCCCAGTCCCATGTTAGGGTGAGTTTTGATTCTCCCGAATATACCGTAGATTCAGTGGGAATGGGAACCCTGCGTCTGTTGGAAGCCATTCGAGACTACCAACAGCGTACAGGAATTGAGGTTCGGTTTTATCAAGCCGGATCATCGGAAATGTTCGGTAAAGTCCAAGACATTCCCCAAAAAGAAACCACTCCCTTCTATCCTCGCAGTCCCTATGCCTGTGCTAAAGTCTATGCCCATTGGCAAACTGTCAATTATCGGGAATCTTACGATTTATTTGCCTGTAATGGTATTTTATTTAACCATGAATCCCCCCGGCGCGGCGAAACCTTTGTAACTCGCAAGATTACGAGAGCGATCGCCCGTATTGTCGCAGGAACCCAGAAAAAACTCTATTTAGGGAACCTTGATTCTAAACGGGACTGGGGCTACGCTAAAGACTACGTTAGAGCCATGTGGCTCATGTTACAACAACAAGAAGCCGATGATTATGTCATCGCTACGGGAGAAACCCATTCTATTCGAGAATTTTTGGAAATTTCTTTTAATTATGTGAATCTCAAGTGGGAAGATTACGTTGCCTTTGATGAACGCTATCTCCGTCCGGCGGAAGTGGATTTACTGATTGGAGATCCCACCAAGGCTAAGGAAAACCTGGGTTGGGAACCTTCTGTTACCTTTGAGGAGTTAGTCCATTTAATGGTTGAGGCTGATTTAGCTGTTTTAGGGCTTTCTTCTCCTAATGGAACCCCTAATGACCAAATATTGTTGTTAAAAGATAATGCCTATGTTCGTCAACCAATGAGCGTTATGGTGGACTAA